A portion of the Acidobacteriaceae bacterium genome contains these proteins:
- the uvrA gene encoding excinuclease ABC subunit UvrA, producing the protein MSITHINVRGARQHNLRDVSVSIPRNTLTVVTGLSGSGKSSLAFDTIYAEGQRRYVETLSAYARQFLDQMERPDVDSIEGLSPAISIEQKTTSRSPRSTVGTITEIYDYLRLLWASVGQPHCPNCHRPISRQSAEQILAQITERDDAIGERITVLAPIVRGRKGEFRDELEALDKKGYRVRIDGEITEIEEGMRLEKRKNHTVEAIVDRIILKLAPDETTPDTKRLQTAITTALTLAGGLVLVGLQSRGGEYLETLYSTSMACPDCGINVPKLEPRSFSFNSTYGACPECNGLGSIFDFDPAKTITDWSKPLLDGAMGPGGTAQYLLRLIKLHAEKSKINLKQPFEALPKEQQDIFLYGPPRADAARTGFHGIIPYLRDSLEETKSDGYREYMMQYMSANDCPRCHGARLRPESLAVTIPLAAAVAHPPVHSEDHDLEPIQSSHAAKDFSIADFTGLSLERALTGARSMKFTGREKLIADRLQREVIERLEFLNDVGLGYLSLSRSAATLSGGEGQRIRLATQIGSKLRGVLYVLDEPSIGLHQRDNQRLISALENLRDIGNTVLVVEHDEDTMRKADYLLDLGPGAGKNGGFVMAEGTPAEVMANPNSVTGQYLSGKIDIVTRPTEGKLPRPLTGRWLSIENATSHNLRNVTAHFPLGVMTVVTGVSGSGKSTLVNDILYRSLAKELYGSREEPGAHKAIHGAGELDKVIQIDQSPIGRTPRSNPATYTGVFTAIRDLFAMLPDSRERGYKPGRFSFNVQGGRCEACTGEGQRRIEMNFLPDVYVQCEVCNGRRYNQETLAVKFNGYSIADILDLPIEEAVTVLKDIPTIHNKLQTLVDVGLGYIHLGQSATTLSGGEAQRMKLARELSKRQTGKTLYLLDEPTTGLHFDDVRKLLEVLHRLADLGNTVIIIEHNFDMIRNADYLIDMGPEGGEGGGMIVAQGAPELVAHVEASHTGKFLRRYYEDAGTLELSKQLPPVELPDYVKKPPKPKFIAPERKTGVPTASKKKPEEGSKPAKKAARKTSKQAAK; encoded by the coding sequence ATGAGCATTACGCACATCAATGTCCGCGGAGCTCGTCAGCACAACCTGCGCGACGTCTCCGTCTCCATCCCGCGCAACACGCTCACCGTGGTCACCGGCCTCTCCGGCTCGGGCAAGTCCTCACTGGCGTTCGACACCATCTACGCCGAGGGCCAGCGCCGCTACGTCGAGACGCTCTCGGCCTACGCCCGCCAGTTTCTCGACCAGATGGAGCGGCCCGACGTCGACAGCATCGAAGGCCTTTCGCCCGCCATCTCCATCGAGCAGAAGACCACCTCGCGCAGCCCGCGCTCGACCGTCGGCACCATCACCGAGATCTACGATTACCTGCGCCTGCTCTGGGCCTCGGTCGGCCAGCCGCACTGTCCCAACTGCCACCGCCCCATCTCGCGCCAGTCTGCCGAGCAGATCCTCGCGCAGATTACCGAACGCGACGACGCTATCGGCGAACGCATTACGGTGCTTGCGCCGATTGTGCGTGGCCGCAAGGGCGAGTTCCGCGACGAGCTCGAAGCCTTGGACAAGAAGGGCTATCGCGTCCGCATCGACGGCGAAATCACCGAGATCGAAGAAGGCATGCGCCTTGAAAAGCGCAAAAACCACACCGTCGAAGCCATCGTCGACCGCATCATCCTGAAGCTTGCGCCGGACGAAACTACGCCCGACACCAAGCGCCTGCAGACCGCCATCACGACCGCGCTGACGCTCGCCGGGGGCCTCGTCCTCGTCGGCCTGCAATCGCGCGGCGGCGAGTATCTCGAGACGCTCTACAGCACCTCCATGGCCTGCCCCGACTGCGGCATCAACGTGCCCAAGCTCGAGCCGCGCTCCTTCTCGTTCAACTCCACCTACGGTGCCTGCCCGGAGTGCAACGGCCTCGGCAGCATCTTTGACTTCGACCCCGCAAAAACCATTACCGACTGGTCGAAGCCTCTGCTCGACGGCGCCATGGGCCCCGGTGGCACAGCGCAGTATCTGCTCCGGCTCATCAAGCTCCACGCCGAAAAGAGCAAGATCAATCTCAAGCAGCCCTTTGAAGCACTACCGAAGGAGCAGCAGGACATCTTCCTCTACGGCCCGCCACGCGCGGACGCCGCGCGAACAGGCTTCCACGGCATCATCCCCTACCTCCGCGACTCGCTCGAAGAGACCAAGTCTGACGGCTATCGCGAGTACATGATGCAGTACATGAGCGCGAACGACTGCCCACGCTGCCACGGCGCACGCCTGCGCCCGGAGTCGCTGGCCGTAACGATCCCGCTCGCTGCCGCCGTCGCACACCCGCCCGTGCATAGCGAAGACCACGACCTGGAGCCGATCCAGAGTTCGCACGCAGCCAAAGACTTTTCCATCGCCGACTTCACCGGCCTCTCGCTCGAACGCGCCCTCACCGGCGCACGCAGCATGAAGTTCACCGGTCGCGAAAAGCTCATCGCCGATCGCCTGCAGCGCGAGGTCATCGAACGTCTCGAGTTCCTCAACGACGTCGGCCTCGGCTACCTCTCGCTCTCGCGCTCCGCAGCAACCCTCAGCGGCGGAGAAGGCCAGCGCATCCGTCTCGCCACCCAGATCGGCTCCAAGCTTCGCGGCGTGCTCTACGTTCTCGATGAGCCTTCGATCGGCCTGCACCAGCGCGACAACCAGCGCCTCATCTCCGCGCTCGAAAACCTGCGCGACATCGGCAACACCGTCCTCGTCGTCGAACACGACGAAGACACCATGCGCAAGGCCGACTACCTGCTCGACCTCGGCCCCGGGGCCGGCAAAAACGGCGGCTTCGTCATGGCCGAAGGCACCCCCGCCGAGGTCATGGCGAACCCGAACTCCGTCACCGGCCAGTACCTCAGCGGAAAGATCGACATCGTCACCCGCCCCACCGAAGGCAAGCTGCCGCGCCCGCTCACGGGCCGCTGGCTTTCGATTGAAAACGCCACCTCGCACAACCTGCGCAACGTCACGGCACACTTCCCGCTCGGCGTCATGACGGTCGTCACCGGCGTCTCCGGCTCGGGCAAATCCACGCTCGTCAACGACATCCTCTACCGCTCGCTCGCCAAGGAACTCTACGGCAGCCGCGAAGAACCGGGCGCACACAAAGCCATCCACGGCGCAGGCGAACTCGACAAGGTCATCCAGATCGACCAGTCGCCGATCGGCCGCACCCCGCGCTCCAACCCCGCCACGTACACCGGCGTCTTCACCGCCATACGCGACCTCTTCGCCATGCTTCCCGACTCGCGCGAGCGCGGCTACAAGCCCGGCCGCTTCAGCTTCAACGTCCAGGGCGGACGCTGCGAAGCCTGCACCGGCGAAGGCCAGCGCCGCATCGAGATGAACTTCCTGCCCGACGTCTACGTGCAGTGCGAAGTCTGCAACGGTCGTCGCTACAACCAGGAAACGCTCGCCGTAAAGTTCAACGGCTACTCCATCGCCGACATCCTCGACCTCCCCATAGAAGAGGCCGTCACCGTCCTCAAGGACATCCCGACGATCCACAACAAACTGCAGACGCTCGTCGACGTCGGCCTAGGCTACATCCACCTCGGCCAGTCCGCCACCACGCTCTCCGGCGGCGAAGCCCAGCGCATGAAGCTGGCCCGCGAGCTCTCCAAGCGCCAGACCGGCAAGACCCTCTACCTGCTCGACGAACCCACCACCGGCCTGCACTTCGACGACGTCCGCAAGCTGCTCGAAGTCCTGCATCGCCTCGCCGACCTCGGCAACACGGTCATCATCATCGAGCACAACTTCGACATGATCCGCAACGCCGACTACCTGATCGACATGGGGCCGGAAGGTGGCGAAGGCGGCGGCATGATCGTCGCCCAGGGTGCGCCCGAACTCGTCGCCCACGTCGAGGCCTCGCACACCGGCAAGTTCCTACGCCGCTACTACGAAGACGCCGGAACACTCGAACTCAGCAAGCAGCTTCCACCCGTCGAACTCCCGGATTACGTGAAGAAACCACCCAAGCCGAAGTTCATCGCTCCCGAGCGTAAGACCGGCGTACCAACGGCTTCGAAGAAGAAACCCGAAGAAGGCTCCAAGCCAGCAAAAAAAGCCGCCAGGAAGACATCAAAACAGGCGGCGAAGTAA
- a CDS encoding sensor domain-containing diguanylate cyclase yields the protein MSQNDSGIRLVAEYSVDTMIQLGADHIIRYASPACESLLGYTPDEMVGLVPERDLIDPRDMPALERTRERVDHEGATETRTVMRWRRKDGSTVWVETRTRVLREPDTNAVRELVIAVRDISEQKKLEEQLALMALTDGLTGLANRRAFDERLEHEWQRTLRNGHPTSLLLIDLDHFKKLNDRYGHQVGDDCLRATARCIDNQIRRGMDFTARYGGEELAAILPEIDFDGAIHVAQTICQAVAALRIPHPDNVEGNGMVSISVGVATALSRCGGSMRMPESLLVAADSALYKAKHLGRNRAEGALLLTPAA from the coding sequence ATGAGCCAAAACGACAGCGGCATCCGCCTCGTCGCAGAGTACAGCGTCGACACCATGATTCAGCTCGGCGCGGACCACATCATCCGCTACGCCTCTCCGGCGTGCGAAAGCCTGCTGGGCTACACCCCCGACGAGATGGTCGGACTCGTGCCAGAGCGTGACCTGATCGACCCGCGCGACATGCCCGCACTGGAGCGCACCCGCGAACGCGTCGACCATGAAGGGGCTACCGAAACCCGTACCGTCATGCGCTGGCGGCGCAAGGACGGAAGCACCGTCTGGGTCGAAACCAGAACCCGCGTCCTGCGCGAACCAGACACCAATGCAGTCCGCGAACTCGTCATCGCCGTCCGCGACATCTCCGAGCAGAAGAAGCTTGAAGAGCAGCTGGCCCTCATGGCGTTGACCGACGGCCTCACCGGCCTCGCCAACCGCCGCGCCTTCGACGAGCGCCTGGAGCACGAGTGGCAGCGCACCCTCCGCAACGGCCACCCGACCTCCCTGCTGCTGATTGACCTCGACCACTTCAAGAAATTGAACGACCGCTACGGCCACCAGGTCGGCGATGACTGCCTGCGGGCCACCGCTCGCTGCATCGACAACCAGATTCGCCGCGGCATGGACTTTACCGCCCGCTACGGTGGCGAAGAACTCGCCGCCATCCTGCCGGAGATCGACTTCGACGGCGCGATTCACGTCGCCCAAACGATCTGCCAGGCCGTCGCCGCCCTCCGCATCCCGCACCCCGACAACGTCGAAGGCAACGGCATGGTGAGCATCAGCGTCGGCGTCGCCACCGCGCTCTCTCGTTGTGGAGGCAGCATGCGTATGCCCGAAAGCCTGCTCGTCGCCGCCGACTCCGCGCTCTACAAGGCAAAACATCTGGGCAGAAATCGTGCCGAAGGAGCACTTCTTCTCACTCCGGCGGCATAA
- a CDS encoding CPBP family intramembrane metalloprotease — protein MEDAYDIQHDPHPAREVPPARRIPHFGHTLVFFSLTAFCILFTSGITLGILHAHSAETASQYPLPLAAAQGVAYLLTLLCSMPLFPVFWGVPFFTGIQWNLRQAVRQWWKLVLIGIGLSLLAQFADRFVKQPDHVDMLELFKSPLTSWCVAIFGSLLPAFMEEIAFRGFLLPSLATAYDWLSMERTPAGLDRWERTSDHSLPAWIFATVFSSAAFAALHGGQLHGALGPIVVLFAVSVTFSVIRIRTRSVAAAALVHAVYDALLFAEMAVATGGFHHLDKLG, from the coding sequence ATGGAAGACGCCTACGACATCCAGCACGATCCGCACCCGGCCCGGGAAGTCCCACCGGCCCGCCGCATTCCGCACTTCGGCCACACGCTCGTCTTTTTCTCGCTAACGGCGTTCTGCATCCTCTTTACAAGCGGCATCACGCTCGGCATACTCCACGCCCACTCGGCGGAAACGGCTTCGCAATACCCGCTGCCGCTGGCCGCAGCACAGGGCGTCGCCTACCTGCTGACCCTGCTCTGCTCCATGCCACTCTTCCCTGTCTTCTGGGGCGTGCCCTTCTTCACCGGCATCCAGTGGAACCTCCGCCAGGCCGTGCGCCAGTGGTGGAAGCTCGTCCTGATCGGCATCGGACTCAGCCTTCTGGCACAGTTTGCCGACCGCTTCGTCAAACAACCCGACCACGTGGACATGCTTGAGCTCTTCAAGAGCCCGCTCACCTCGTGGTGTGTCGCCATCTTTGGCAGCCTCCTGCCGGCGTTCATGGAAGAGATCGCCTTCCGCGGCTTCCTGCTTCCGTCCCTCGCGACCGCCTACGACTGGCTATCGATGGAACGCACGCCTGCCGGTCTCGACCGCTGGGAGCGCACCAGCGATCACTCGCTGCCCGCCTGGATCTTCGCCACCGTCTTCTCCAGCGCCGCGTTCGCCGCGCTGCACGGAGGCCAGCTCCACGGTGCTCTCGGTCCAATTGTGGTGCTCTTCGCCGTCTCCGTAACGTTTTCGGTCATCCGTATCCGGACCCGCTCCGTGGCTGCTGCCGCGCTGGTTCACGCGGTCTACGACGCTCTGCTCTTTGCGGAGATGGCTGTCGCCACCGGCGGCTTCCACCACCTCGACAAGCTCGGCTAA
- a CDS encoding DUF2442 domain-containing protein, producing MTEEELEAPLDAESEAMIERALAEARDPEPDEVATSVRYVPEQEMFVLTLLTGRRVMIPREELQDVAAATREQAADVVLDMLDSAVWWRTLDVAFSVKGLADGLRGNQRWMEKLAAQGRGQAA from the coding sequence ATGACTGAAGAAGAGCTGGAAGCTCCGTTGGATGCGGAGTCTGAAGCGATGATCGAACGGGCGCTGGCTGAGGCGCGTGATCCTGAGCCTGATGAGGTTGCCACGTCGGTTCGGTATGTTCCCGAGCAGGAGATGTTTGTGCTGACGCTGCTGACTGGACGCCGCGTGATGATTCCGCGTGAAGAGTTGCAGGATGTGGCCGCGGCGACGCGCGAACAGGCTGCGGATGTCGTGCTCGATATGCTCGACTCAGCGGTGTGGTGGCGGACGCTGGATGTCGCGTTCTCGGTGAAGGGCCTTGCCGACGGTCTGCGCGGCAACCAGCGTTGGATGGAAAAGCTGGCTGCGCAGGGGCGCGGACAGGCGGCTTAG
- the mtnA gene encoding S-methyl-5-thioribose-1-phosphate isomerase has translation MIPTLQWTPEGVSFLDQTKLPQVETYVLARNYNEVADVIRNMVVRGAMAIGVSAAMGVALGIQQSTAATLPDLAAEVEVICDTLAKTRPTAVNLFWGIAQIRDLYNKLSAANTAIPEIKSQVVALAQTLYDEDIANLKILGAFGADLLPQEGTILTHCNAGALAACGYGSALGVIRAAVERGYKIDVFADETRPFNQGTRLTAWELTKDNIPTTLICDNMAGYFMGQGRIKAAIVGADRIAANGDTANKIGTYSVAILCKEHGIPFYVAAPFNTIDLETLSGKDIPIEERAAREVTHVNGVQVTPDGVGIANPAFDVTPAKYITAIITERGVLRAPFEESIAAMAKQTPELATA, from the coding sequence ATGATTCCGACACTCCAATGGACGCCAGAAGGCGTCAGCTTCCTCGACCAGACCAAGCTTCCGCAAGTAGAAACCTACGTCCTTGCGCGTAACTACAACGAAGTCGCCGACGTGATCCGCAACATGGTCGTCCGCGGTGCTATGGCCATCGGCGTCTCTGCGGCGATGGGCGTTGCCCTCGGCATCCAGCAGTCCACCGCCGCCACCCTGCCCGACCTCGCCGCCGAAGTCGAAGTCATCTGCGACACCCTCGCAAAGACCCGCCCCACGGCCGTGAACCTCTTCTGGGGCATCGCGCAGATTCGCGACCTCTACAACAAGCTCTCGGCCGCCAACACCGCGATTCCCGAGATCAAGTCACAGGTCGTCGCGCTCGCGCAGACGCTCTATGACGAAGACATCGCCAACCTGAAGATCCTCGGCGCATTCGGCGCAGACCTCCTCCCGCAGGAAGGCACCATCCTCACCCACTGCAACGCGGGCGCACTCGCCGCCTGTGGTTACGGCTCCGCGCTCGGCGTCATCCGCGCTGCGGTCGAGCGTGGCTACAAGATTGACGTCTTCGCCGACGAGACCCGCCCCTTCAACCAGGGCACCCGTCTCACCGCCTGGGAGCTCACCAAGGACAACATCCCCACCACGCTCATCTGCGACAACATGGCTGGCTACTTCATGGGCCAGGGCCGCATCAAGGCCGCCATCGTCGGTGCAGACCGCATCGCCGCCAACGGCGACACCGCCAACAAGATCGGCACCTACTCGGTCGCCATCCTCTGCAAGGAGCACGGCATCCCGTTCTACGTCGCCGCGCCCTTCAACACCATCGACCTCGAAACGCTCAGCGGCAAGGACATCCCCATCGAAGAGCGTGCCGCACGCGAGGTCACGCACGTCAACGGTGTGCAGGTCACGCCCGATGGCGTCGGCATCGCCAACCCGGCCTTCGACGTCACGCCTGCAAAGTACATCACCGCGATCATCACCGAGCGCGGCGTCCTTCGCGCACCGTTTGAAGAGTCCATCGCCGCCATGGCGAAGCAGACACCCGAACTCGCCACCGCGTAA
- a CDS encoding VWA domain-containing protein: MRRLAAAILLLTPLALAAQQQPAQQPTQQEQDAGTVPTIRTSTQIVLVDVTVQDKQGNPIHGLSKDSFVLTEDKHPQTIRHFEEHTPDSSKPGLALPPMPAGTFTNYTPTPENGALNILLVDSLNTPLTDQSYVRAQLAEFVKKAKPGQRIAIFGLSQRLFMLQGFSSDPQVLRNSVEHKLIQRQSTLLDSPVDSADALTDGITDQSMLSSSSLSQFQAETSAMQTQLRVQYTLDAFNTLAHYLQAFPGRKNLIWFSGSFPINILPDATLDNPFAVMNVNEDEFRDTTNLLARAQVAVYPVDARGLMTNPAFSASQRGGNLGANPAGISNKIARFEQSQADEHMTMDQLADETGGHAFYNNNDLAGAVSSAINSGSNFYALTYSPQNKKWDESYRTIKVTLAPTLAKAGYKLAYRQGYYAFDPSAPTSKKKKADEALPSVVTTDAQVASQSTGAAFARAAMAHGAPTPQDILFKVRVLPASTKDEPTPAYGNQLDPLHPARGPFRTMLVDYAIPGSYFDLTKSPEGRYVGAIEFSTLLYDRDGRLLNATGRAIKLNLTPENYAIFRKVVRVRLEVSVPVKSGESFLRIGVHDLSNNRFGVVEIPVASVAKLPPPPDAPAPAATPAATPPTTQPNAKP, from the coding sequence ATGCGCCGACTCGCTGCTGCCATCCTGCTCCTCACCCCGCTTGCTCTCGCCGCCCAGCAACAACCAGCGCAGCAGCCCACCCAGCAGGAACAAGACGCAGGCACCGTGCCGACGATCCGCACCAGCACCCAGATCGTGCTCGTCGACGTCACCGTGCAGGACAAGCAGGGCAACCCCATCCACGGCCTCAGCAAAGACAGCTTCGTCCTCACCGAAGACAAGCATCCCCAAACCATCCGCCACTTCGAAGAGCACACCCCGGACAGCTCCAAACCCGGCCTGGCGCTTCCGCCTATGCCCGCCGGCACCTTCACCAACTACACGCCCACGCCCGAAAACGGCGCACTCAACATCCTTCTGGTCGACTCTCTCAACACCCCTCTCACCGACCAGAGCTACGTTCGCGCCCAACTCGCAGAGTTCGTGAAGAAAGCCAAACCCGGCCAACGCATCGCCATCTTCGGCCTCTCGCAACGCCTCTTCATGCTGCAAGGCTTCTCCTCGGACCCGCAGGTGCTGCGTAACTCCGTCGAGCACAAACTGATCCAGCGGCAGTCCACGCTGCTCGATAGCCCCGTCGACTCCGCCGACGCGCTCACCGACGGCATCACCGATCAGTCGATGCTCAGCTCCTCCTCGCTCTCGCAGTTCCAGGCCGAAACCTCAGCCATGCAGACGCAGTTGCGCGTGCAGTACACGCTCGATGCCTTCAACACGCTGGCACACTACCTGCAGGCGTTCCCAGGACGAAAAAACCTCATCTGGTTCTCGGGCTCGTTCCCCATCAACATCCTTCCCGACGCCACGCTCGACAACCCCTTCGCCGTCATGAACGTGAACGAAGACGAGTTCCGCGACACCACCAACCTGCTCGCCCGCGCCCAGGTCGCGGTCTATCCCGTAGACGCTCGCGGCCTCATGACCAACCCTGCGTTCTCCGCCTCGCAAAGAGGCGGTAACCTCGGCGCAAACCCCGCAGGCATCTCCAACAAAATCGCTCGCTTCGAGCAGTCGCAAGCCGACGAGCACATGACCATGGACCAGCTCGCCGACGAGACCGGTGGCCACGCTTTCTACAACAACAACGACCTCGCCGGGGCAGTCTCCTCCGCCATCAACTCCGGCTCGAACTTCTACGCACTCACCTACTCGCCCCAGAACAAGAAGTGGGACGAAAGCTACCGCACCATCAAAGTCACCCTCGCCCCAACGCTGGCAAAGGCAGGCTACAAACTCGCCTACCGCCAGGGGTACTACGCCTTCGATCCCTCAGCGCCAACGTCCAAAAAGAAGAAAGCCGATGAAGCTCTGCCCTCCGTCGTCACGACCGATGCACAGGTCGCCTCGCAAAGCACCGGAGCAGCCTTCGCCCGGGCCGCCATGGCCCACGGTGCTCCCACGCCACAGGACATCCTCTTCAAGGTCCGCGTCCTTCCCGCCTCCACCAAAGACGAACCCACGCCGGCGTACGGAAACCAACTCGATCCGCTGCATCCCGCCAGGGGTCCCTTCCGCACCATGCTCGTGGATTACGCGATCCCCGGCAGCTACTTCGATCTGACCAAGTCCCCCGAAGGCCGCTACGTCGGTGCGATTGAGTTCTCGACGCTGCTCTACGACCGTGATGGACGCCTGTTGAACGCCACCGGCCGCGCCATCAAGCTCAACCTGACGCCGGAAAACTACGCCATCTTCCGCAAGGTCGTCCGCGTCCGCCTCGAAGTCAGCGTCCCGGTAAAGAGCGGCGAAAGCTTCCTCCGCATCGGCGTGCACGACCTCAGCAACAACCGCTTCGGCGTCGTAGAAATCCCCGTAGCCTCCGTCGCAAAACTCCCGCCACCACCCGATGCACCCGCACCAGCGGCCACGCCAGCAGCAACCCCACCCACAACACAGCCCAACGCCAAGCCGTAG
- a CDS encoding permease, whose protein sequence is MSRATFYLRQKSLARGNVLVFAGIILSLPLSHFPHLQQNPWLIVPTLLIALGTAETFRNIERRWSFYHAGVILCIYMDLMALFLVLFFLICPYLALGAYVR, encoded by the coding sequence ATGAGCAGGGCCACGTTCTATCTCCGGCAGAAATCTCTCGCTCGCGGTAACGTTCTCGTCTTCGCGGGCATCATTCTGTCCCTGCCTCTCTCGCACTTCCCCCACCTGCAGCAGAACCCCTGGCTCATCGTCCCCACGCTGCTCATCGCGCTCGGCACGGCCGAGACCTTTCGCAACATCGAGCGGCGCTGGAGCTTTTACCACGCAGGCGTCATCCTCTGCATTTACATGGACCTGATGGCTCTCTTCCTCGTGCTCTTCTTCCTCATCTGTCCCTACCTCGCCCTCGGCGCCTACGTGCGTTAG